A DNA window from Danio aesculapii chromosome 1, fDanAes4.1, whole genome shotgun sequence contains the following coding sequences:
- the slc25a4 gene encoding ADP/ATP translocase 1, with translation MSDGVISFLKDFLAGGVAAAISKTAVAPIERVKLLLQVQHASKQITADMQYKGIIDCVVRIPKEQGFLSFWRGNLANVIRYFPTQALNFAFKDKYKKIFLGGVDKNTQFWRYFAGNLASGGAAGATSLCFVYPLDFARTRLAADIGKGAAEREFTGLGNCVAKIFKSDGLRGLYLGFNVSVQGIIIYRAAYFGIYDTAKGMLPDPKHTHIVVSWMIAQTVTAVAGIISYPFDTVRRRMMMQSGRKGADIMYKGTIDCWKKIANDEGGRAFFKGAWSNVIRGAGGAFVLVLYDEIKKYT, from the exons ATGTCTGACGGAGTGATCAGCTTCTTGAAGGATTTCTTGGCCGGTGGTGTGGCCGCTGCCATTTCCAAGACAGCAGTTGCCCCCATTGAGAGAGTCAAGCTGTTACTGCAG GTCCAACATGCCAGCAAACAGATCACGGCTGATATGCAGTACAAAGGCATCATTGACTGCGTAGTAAGAATTCCCAAAGAGCAGGGATTCCTATCCTTCTGGAGAGGCAATCTCGCCAACGTCATCAGATACTTCCCAACACAAGCCCTCAACTTTGCCTTCAAAGACAAGTACAAGAAGATCTTCCTCGGAGGAGTGGACAAGAATACCCAGTTCTGGCGTTACTTCGCTGGTAATCTGGCCTCTGGTGGTGCTGCCGGTGCAACCTCTCTGTGCTTCGTCTACCCTCTTGACTTCGCCAGAACAAGGCTTGCTGCTGATATCGGCAAAGGTGCAGCAGAGAGAGAGTTCACCGGTCTCGGAAACTGTGTTGCCAAGATCTTCAAGTCTGATGGCCTTAGGGGTCTCTACCTTGGCTTTAATGTGTCAGTCCAGGGCATTATCATCTACAGAGCTGCTTACTTTGGTATCTATGATACAGCTAAAG GTATGTTGCCGGAtcccaagcacacacacattgtcGTCAGTTGGATGATCGCCCAGACTGTCACAGCTGTTGCTGGTATCATTTCATATCCCTTCGACACTGTCAGGCGTCGTATGATGATGCAGTCCGGACGCAAAGGAG cTGACATTATGTACAAGGGCACAATCGACTGTTGGAAAAAGATCGCCAATGATGAGGGTGGTAGAGCTTTCTTCAAGGGCGCATGGTCTAATGTGATCAGAGGTGCGGGAGGCGCTTTTGTGCTGGTCCTGTATGACGAGATCAAGAAGTACACATAA